In Ardenticatenales bacterium, a single genomic region encodes these proteins:
- a CDS encoding GNAT family N-acetyltransferase has translation MSASASETVFETERLLVQVASDQDAALFYDLWTNPQVMHNVGFPQGLPITQKEIQERINNQENPPFDHLLVVRLKSSGESIGECHLHPPDEERIARTDVKLLPAYWGYRYGVEIKRGLLQFLFNHTECIAVEATPNVENAASIKMQEAVGGRRVGEAVVEFPASMQGYTKPVHHYIYRVYRDDWLKSRQEEQGRAAHHAL, from the coding sequence ATGAGTGCTTCGGCAAGCGAGACCGTTTTTGAAACGGAACGGCTACTCGTTCAAGTTGCATCAGATCAAGATGCCGCACTCTTTTATGACTTATGGACCAACCCCCAGGTCATGCACAACGTCGGCTTCCCGCAAGGCTTGCCAATCACGCAAAAGGAAATCCAGGAACGAATAAATAACCAGGAAAACCCGCCATTTGATCATTTGCTGGTGGTCAGGTTGAAATCGAGTGGAGAGTCCATTGGCGAATGCCATCTGCACCCTCCTGACGAGGAGCGGATTGCCAGAACGGATGTGAAGCTGCTCCCCGCCTATTGGGGATATCGCTATGGTGTGGAGATAAAAAGGGGATTGCTGCAATTCCTATTCAACCATACCGAATGTATTGCCGTGGAAGCTACGCCGAATGTAGAAAATGCGGCCTCAATTAAAATGCAGGAAGCGGTTGGCGGGCGGCGAGTTGGCGAGGCGGTTGTTGAGTTTCCCGCTTCGATGCAAGGATATACGAAGCCGGTCCATCATTACATCTACCGCGTTTATCGTGACGATTGGCTGAAGTCGCGGCAAGAAGAACAGGGGCGCGCGGCACACCACGCTCTGTGA
- a CDS encoding protein kinase, with translation MSDPNAYIGRAIGKYKIIELLGRGGMAVVYKAYQQNLDRYVALKLMHSFLAEEGDFLERFKREARAMALLRHPHIADVYDFDVVDDTYYIVMEFVGGGSLKEEIEQFEARGERMPLSRAVRLMLELIDAVSYAHARGMIHRDIKPGNIMLRPDGTAVLTDFGIAKILGGPSHTITGAMVGTPAYMAPEQGMGHLGDERSDLYSLGILFYHLITGRLPFESTTPLAVVMKHVTEPLPPPIMVNPDVPAGIQEVILRVTAKAPEDRYQTGYEFAHALRQALRENGGDLLAALPPDLMRDEPLAIMSTMAAQTRVSNTHPSPPPDWEARLATLESIAPAASTPPPRGADRHRWIPWMLSAVLLLILAAAAGAYAFSYFRPVPSPTPTAVVAAATATETPGPTETPTEAVPTPDFAGTAVAAIALTETALPTSTPLPPTDTPVPTETPTLMTTPDLTATHIAGCVFAVENEGYYTYDNPAAQSAPTGLRFPLRFELHNVGTCAWPVGWQLTVQDGSAFRREDPLVLEEPVPPSGKTTLTVSLLAPQNAGTYDTIWQLRNETGEPVGSPIPVSLRIYVAATATPNAPPAPSLTPSPTIESVSDIGFTITFDWCEYAGDEWRCEVRIIPFGGIGEPYTIWVFDADQPARYFGGSQYHIIHARRCAQWIHEIRVQDEAGYYLSRNIAFDPVTNPYVAPLFPEGQCVSQ, from the coding sequence ATGTCAGACCCCAACGCCTACATAGGCCGCGCAATCGGCAAATACAAGATCATCGAGCTACTAGGGCGTGGCGGCATGGCTGTGGTCTACAAGGCCTATCAGCAGAACCTTGACCGCTACGTGGCGTTGAAGCTGATGCACAGTTTCCTGGCGGAAGAAGGGGATTTTCTGGAGCGGTTTAAGCGAGAAGCGCGAGCGATGGCCCTGTTGCGGCACCCGCACATCGCCGATGTGTACGATTTCGACGTGGTGGATGACACGTACTACATCGTGATGGAGTTTGTCGGCGGCGGTTCCTTGAAAGAGGAGATTGAGCAATTTGAGGCGCGCGGCGAGCGGATGCCCCTGAGCCGGGCGGTGCGCCTCATGTTGGAGTTGATCGACGCGGTTTCCTACGCCCATGCGCGCGGCATGATTCACCGGGACATCAAGCCCGGCAACATCATGCTGCGGCCCGACGGAACCGCTGTCCTCACCGATTTTGGCATCGCCAAGATTTTGGGCGGACCCTCGCATACTATCACGGGGGCTATGGTGGGCACGCCCGCGTATATGGCTCCGGAGCAGGGGATGGGGCATTTGGGGGACGAGCGCAGCGATCTGTACTCGCTGGGCATTCTTTTCTACCACCTGATCACGGGGCGGCTGCCGTTTGAATCGACGACACCGTTGGCGGTGGTGATGAAGCACGTGACCGAGCCGCTGCCTCCGCCCATCATGGTAAATCCTGACGTACCTGCCGGCATTCAGGAAGTCATCCTGCGTGTTACCGCCAAAGCGCCCGAAGATCGCTACCAAACCGGCTATGAGTTTGCCCACGCGCTGCGCCAGGCCCTGCGCGAAAATGGTGGTGACTTGCTGGCGGCCTTGCCCCCCGACTTAATGCGCGATGAACCGCTGGCGATCATGAGTACGATGGCCGCGCAAACCCGCGTCAGCAACACCCATCCATCCCCGCCACCCGATTGGGAGGCGCGGCTGGCGACCCTGGAAAGCATCGCGCCGGCGGCTTCCACGCCGCCGCCTCGTGGAGCGGACCGCCACCGCTGGATCCCCTGGATGTTGTCCGCCGTGCTGCTGCTCATCCTGGCCGCGGCTGCCGGGGCGTATGCCTTTAGCTACTTCCGCCCCGTGCCATCACCGACCCCAACGGCGGTTGTGGCGGCGGCGACGGCAACGGAGACGCCCGGTCCAACCGAAACGCCGACGGAAGCGGTTCCGACGCCGGATTTTGCCGGCACGGCCGTCGCCGCCATCGCCCTCACGGAAACGGCCCTGCCCACCAGTACGCCCCTTCCGCCCACCGACACGCCTGTTCCTACGGAGACGCCTACCCTGATGACCACGCCCGACCTGACGGCCACGCATATTGCGGGATGCGTTTTTGCCGTCGAGAACGAAGGCTATTACACGTATGACAATCCGGCGGCGCAGTCGGCTCCCACGGGGTTGCGCTTCCCGCTGCGTTTTGAACTGCATAACGTGGGCACGTGCGCCTGGCCAGTGGGATGGCAGTTAACGGTGCAGGATGGCTCGGCGTTTCGGCGGGAGGATCCGTTGGTGCTGGAGGAACCGGTGCCGCCATCCGGCAAGACGACGTTGACGGTTTCGCTGCTGGCCCCGCAAAATGCCGGCACATACGACACCATCTGGCAGTTGCGCAACGAGACCGGCGAGCCGGTCGGGTCGCCCATACCCGTCTCCTTGCGCATCTATGTCGCCGCTACCGCCACGCCCAACGCGCCGCCGGCCCCCAGCCTGACGCCCTCGCCCACCATTGAGTCCGTTTCCGATATCGGCTTCACCATCACCTTTGACTGGTGCGAATATGCCGGCGATGAATGGCGCTGCGAAGTGCGGATCATCCCCTTTGGCGGCATTGGCGAGCCATATACCATCTGGGTGTTCGACGCCGATCAACCCGCCCGCTATTTTGGCGGCAGCCAGTATCACATCATTCATGCCCGCCGCTGCGCCCAATGGATCCATGAAATCCGCGTGCAAGATGAAGCGGGTTACTATCTCTCGCGCAACATTGCCTTCGATCCCGTCACCAATCCTTACGTTGCCCCGCTGTTTCCCGAAGGCCAATGCGTCTCACAATAA
- a CDS encoding S8 family serine peptidase: protein MTKRLLFVFVLVAGLTLFLRQESQATADPIVSQRPEYVPGEVLLKFQDDIAAAAVDTFNQQYGTQVIHRYQFTDVFHLRLPASLNVDQALITLARDARVQYVEPNRYNYLDTTTVIPNDAQFTDLWAMNNTGQTGGTPDADIDAVEAWNITTGSNDLVIAVLDSGLDMSHEDIAANLWTNPGEIAGNNIDDDNNGYVDDVHGWDFSGGDNDPSPAGGGCLGHGTHTAGTVGAVGNNGVGVTGVNWNVKLMPLKAFEPILIILCAASDADLMNAIEYQTMMGVPISNNSWGGSSPSQAMQAAILATRSVFVVAAGNSGNDQEVTPSYPSAYPLANIISVAATTDTDALAGFSDYGVVSVDLGAPGVGIRSTLPNNNYGNLFGTSMAAPHVAGAAGLLLAQYPDLTNNEVKWCLLAGTDNTGLPVVTGGRLNVNKALQRCGMAQALTVQLTPVSPTELSPGDTLSFDMHLANTTQASVSGNLRLYFEFVTGQTATLANVNLTLNAGQSFTRNIAFQLPPTIQPGTTFAIYAAATTPTSFSEEKINYTIVP, encoded by the coding sequence ATGACCAAAAGGCTTCTCTTCGTATTCGTCCTTGTGGCCGGCCTGACGCTGTTTTTGCGCCAGGAGAGCCAGGCCACCGCCGATCCCATCGTCAGCCAGCGGCCCGAATATGTGCCGGGCGAGGTGCTGCTCAAGTTCCAGGACGACATCGCCGCGGCGGCGGTGGATACGTTCAACCAGCAATACGGCACGCAGGTGATTCATCGCTACCAGTTTACGGATGTGTTTCATTTGCGTTTGCCGGCATCCCTCAACGTAGACCAGGCGCTCATCACCCTCGCCCGCGACGCCCGCGTGCAATATGTCGAACCGAACCGGTACAACTATCTGGACACCACCACCGTCATCCCCAACGATGCCCAGTTTACCGACCTGTGGGCCATGAACAACACCGGCCAGACCGGCGGCACGCCCGACGCGGACATTGACGCCGTGGAGGCATGGAACATCACCACCGGCAGCAACGACCTCGTCATTGCCGTCCTGGACTCCGGCCTGGACATGAGCCACGAGGACATTGCCGCCAATTTGTGGACCAATCCGGGTGAAATTGCCGGCAACAACATCGACGATGACAACAACGGCTACGTGGATGACGTGCATGGTTGGGACTTCTCCGGCGGCGACAACGATCCCTCCCCCGCCGGCGGCGGCTGCCTGGGCCACGGCACGCACACGGCGGGCACGGTGGGCGCGGTCGGCAACAACGGCGTGGGCGTCACCGGCGTCAACTGGAACGTGAAGTTGATGCCCCTGAAGGCGTTTGAACCCATCCTCATCATCCTCTGCGCCGCTTCCGACGCCGACCTGATGAACGCCATTGAGTACCAGACGATGATGGGCGTGCCCATTTCCAACAACAGTTGGGGCGGCAGTTCTCCCAGCCAGGCGATGCAGGCGGCGATTCTGGCCACGCGCTCCGTTTTTGTGGTAGCTGCCGGCAATTCCGGCAACGATCAGGAAGTCACCCCCTCCTACCCCTCCGCCTATCCACTGGCAAACATCATCTCCGTCGCCGCCACCACGGACACGGACGCCCTCGCCGGCTTCTCTGATTACGGCGTCGTCTCCGTGGACCTGGGCGCGCCCGGCGTGGGCATCCGCAGCACCCTGCCCAACAACAACTATGGCAACCTCTTTGGCACGTCCATGGCCGCGCCCCACGTGGCCGGCGCGGCGGGCTTGCTCCTGGCGCAGTACCCCGACCTGACGAATAACGAGGTGAAATGGTGCTTACTTGCCGGCACGGACAACACCGGCCTGCCAGTCGTCACCGGCGGTCGCCTCAACGTCAACAAGGCATTGCAGCGCTGCGGCATGGCGCAGGCGCTCACCGTGCAGTTGACGCCCGTCAGCCCCACGGAGCTTTCCCCCGGCGACACACTCTCCTTTGACATGCACCTGGCGAACACCACCCAGGCCTCCGTCAGCGGCAATTTGCGCCTGTACTTCGAGTTCGTCACCGGGCAGACGGCCACCCTGGCTAACGTGAATCTGACCCTGAATGCGGGCCAATCTTTCACGCGCAACATTGCCTTCCAACTGCCGCCCACCATCCAACCCGGCACGACCTTCGCCATTTACGCTGCCGCTACCACGCCCACCAGCTTTAGCGAAGAGAAGATCAATTACACCATCGTGCCCTGA
- a CDS encoding triose-phosphate isomerase: MRKPFIAGNWKMNKTPDEAVAFVRQIRHGLNEIDTVDSAVCPPFVALPGVADALRGTRIGVGAQNMHFAETGAYTGECAPNMLTPFCRYVILGHSERRAYYNETDEGVNRKIKAALAHNLIPIVCVGESLAQNEAGETHVFVSGQVRAAFAGISPAQAAICVVAYEPIWAIGTGKSANPTSAGNIIGLTVRGTLAEIFGEATADQIRIQYGGSVKPENIADYMQHPDIDGALVGGASLKPSFVDLVRNAA; the protein is encoded by the coding sequence ATGCGTAAGCCATTTATTGCCGGCAATTGGAAAATGAATAAAACCCCGGATGAAGCGGTCGCCTTCGTGCGCCAAATCCGGCATGGACTGAATGAAATCGACACTGTAGACAGCGCCGTGTGTCCGCCATTCGTGGCCTTGCCCGGCGTGGCGGATGCGCTGCGGGGAACACGCATTGGCGTGGGGGCGCAAAACATGCACTTCGCGGAAACCGGCGCGTACACAGGCGAATGCGCCCCGAATATGCTCACGCCGTTTTGCCGGTACGTCATCCTGGGCCACTCGGAACGGCGCGCCTACTACAATGAAACGGACGAAGGCGTCAACCGCAAGATCAAGGCGGCCCTGGCGCACAATCTGATCCCCATTGTGTGCGTAGGGGAGAGTCTGGCGCAAAATGAGGCGGGGGAGACGCATGTTTTTGTGAGTGGACAGGTGCGGGCGGCATTTGCCGGCATTTCTCCCGCGCAAGCAGCCATTTGTGTCGTCGCCTATGAACCCATCTGGGCTATTGGCACAGGCAAATCGGCGAACCCCACCAGTGCCGGCAACATCATCGGCCTCACCGTGCGCGGCACGCTGGCGGAGATATTTGGCGAAGCCACCGCCGACCAGATTCGCATCCAATACGGCGGCAGCGTCAAACCGGAAAACATCGCCGACTACATGCAGCACCCGGACATCGACGGCGCACTCGTCGGCGGGGCCAGCCTCAAGCCCTCTTTCGTGGACCTGGTGCGCAACGCCGCTTGA
- a CDS encoding site-specific DNA-methyltransferase, which produces MNDVYLDKITMGDCRDHIPNLTNDSIDLFLSDIPYGINLDDWDVLHDNTNSALLGQSPAQAGKAAFKRRGKPINGWSQADRNIGAEYQEWCQTWAQMVLPKMKSGASLFVFGARRTIHRVINAFEDSGFLLKDTLAWKKPSAHHRAQRLSMILKRRGLGAEAENWVGWRLGNLAPAYEPIAWFIKPYKMGGTITDNVLEHTVGAMNLRHCQIDGANPTNVLEFKCQKNEPKVHEAQKPLGLIAFLIKLTTKEVQIVLDPFMGSGTTAVAAKSLERHFIGFEIMPAYHQIAQRRLDSEGVTPSSKNETPVQRALFDHPIADLMSD; this is translated from the coding sequence ATGAATGACGTCTATCTTGACAAGATCACGATGGGAGACTGTCGTGATCACATCCCAAATCTGACTAACGACAGTATTGACCTGTTCCTCTCAGATATTCCGTATGGAATCAATCTGGATGATTGGGACGTCCTCCATGACAACACAAACTCCGCGCTTTTGGGCCAATCGCCCGCGCAAGCAGGGAAAGCCGCTTTCAAGAGAAGGGGCAAGCCAATCAATGGCTGGTCGCAAGCAGACCGGAACATAGGCGCGGAATATCAGGAGTGGTGTCAAACCTGGGCACAAATGGTATTACCCAAAATGAAAAGTGGGGCCTCACTCTTCGTCTTTGGCGCGCGTCGTACAATCCATCGCGTCATCAACGCCTTTGAAGACAGCGGCTTCCTGCTCAAGGACACGCTGGCCTGGAAGAAACCATCGGCGCACCACAGGGCGCAGCGCCTTAGCATGATCCTTAAACGACGCGGCTTGGGCGCCGAGGCGGAAAATTGGGTGGGCTGGCGCTTGGGTAACTTGGCGCCAGCATATGAACCAATAGCCTGGTTCATAAAACCTTACAAAATGGGGGGGACGATCACGGACAATGTACTGGAACACACCGTTGGCGCAATGAACCTGCGGCACTGCCAAATTGATGGCGCAAACCCTACTAACGTCCTGGAATTCAAATGCCAGAAGAATGAACCCAAAGTACATGAGGCGCAGAAGCCGCTAGGATTGATAGCCTTTCTGATTAAGCTAACAACGAAAGAGGTCCAAATCGTACTCGACCCCTTCATGGGAAGCGGGACAACGGCTGTTGCCGCGAAGTCACTTGAGCGACATTTCATTGGGTTTGAGATCATGCCGGCATATCATCAAATCGCACAACGCAGACTCGACAGCGAAGGCGTAACCCCTTCCTCCAAGAACGAAACGCCGGTCCAACGCGCATTATTTGATCATCCAATAGCAGATTTGATGTCTGATTAA
- a CDS encoding Ig-like domain-containing protein produces the protein MRKFSRTIIVLLVLMAGFALSPYMELSAQKLDWQLFGSGYECTQNCLRSVGIYGVSVPYGQGYVVGGFVFVRDENNQPVNGAIVAATWTLPNGSTQSRYAQTNASGIARFLTTDGVGVYNLTIQGMQKAGYTFDDVNSVLSKNIVVP, from the coding sequence ATGAGGAAATTTAGTCGTACGATTATTGTTTTGCTCGTCTTGATGGCCGGGTTTGCCCTATCGCCTTACATGGAACTGTCGGCGCAGAAGCTGGACTGGCAGTTGTTTGGCAGTGGGTATGAATGCACGCAGAACTGCTTGCGCTCTGTGGGCATCTATGGTGTTTCCGTACCATACGGTCAAGGCTACGTGGTTGGCGGGTTTGTGTTTGTGCGGGACGAGAACAATCAGCCGGTTAATGGCGCGATTGTGGCCGCGACGTGGACGTTGCCTAACGGCTCAACGCAGAGCCGGTATGCGCAGACAAATGCCAGTGGCATTGCTCGCTTCCTCACCACGGATGGCGTGGGGGTTTATAACCTGACGATCCAGGGGATGCAGAAGGCGGGTTACACGTTTGACGACGTGAACAGCGTTCTTTCCAAGAATATCGTCGTGCCATAG
- a CDS encoding DUF4037 domain-containing protein — protein sequence MTTASPFIPGLELARAFYKEAVRPILATTFPHLVHSAGLIGTGSEVLGFDTAMSADHNWGPRVTLFLQAADQARLAADIDAALADALPPTFRGYSTHFVTAADEAGTVWMAAAAEGGPIRHRVHVMVLADFLRDYTGADLPLPPTLLDWLLIPEQKLASLARGGVFHDGLGQLAPLQAHLAYYPEEVWRYLMAAQWQRIGQEEAFVGRAGIVGDETGSAIIAARLVQDLMRLCFLQEQQYAPYAKWFGSGFARLAAAGVLGAVMPAILQAQTWRERERHLCQAYTIVARRHNDLGITPPLPTAASPFHDRPFLVIHGERFADALRETITDARVRALPPIGKVEQFVESTDVLSAGVKCRQLAPLYID from the coding sequence ATGACCACGGCATCCCCCTTCATTCCCGGCCTGGAACTGGCGCGCGCCTTCTACAAGGAAGCGGTGCGTCCCATCCTGGCGACAACTTTTCCCCACCTCGTCCATTCCGCCGGGCTGATTGGCACGGGGTCCGAGGTGCTGGGCTTTGATACGGCCATGTCCGCCGACCACAACTGGGGACCGCGCGTGACGCTGTTCCTGCAAGCGGCAGACCAGGCGCGGCTGGCGGCGGATATTGATGCGGCGCTGGCGGACGCGCTGCCCCCCACTTTTCGTGGCTATTCCACCCATTTCGTGACTGCCGCGGATGAAGCGGGAACGGTGTGGATGGCGGCGGCGGCAGAGGGCGGCCCGATTCGCCACCGCGTGCACGTGATGGTGCTGGCGGACTTCCTGCGCGACTACACGGGCGCGGACCTACCACTGCCGCCGACACTGCTGGATTGGCTGCTGATCCCGGAGCAGAAGCTGGCCTCGCTGGCGCGGGGGGGCGTTTTTCACGATGGCCTGGGGCAGTTGGCTCCCCTGCAAGCGCACCTGGCGTACTACCCGGAGGAGGTATGGCGGTATTTGATGGCGGCGCAGTGGCAGCGGATTGGGCAGGAGGAGGCGTTTGTGGGGCGTGCCGGCATTGTCGGGGACGAAACCGGTTCCGCGATCATTGCCGCGCGCCTGGTGCAAGACCTGATGCGGCTTTGTTTTTTGCAGGAGCAGCAGTACGCGCCCTATGCGAAATGGTTTGGCAGTGGTTTTGCGCGGTTGGCGGCGGCGGGGGTGTTGGGGGCGGTGATGCCGGCAATTTTGCAAGCCCAAACGTGGCGGGAGCGGGAGCGGCATCTGTGCCAGGCGTACACCATTGTTGCCCGGCGGCACAACGACCTGGGCATTACGCCACCGCTGCCCACGGCGGCGTCCCCCTTTCATGACCGCCCGTTCCTGGTCATCCACGGGGAGCGGTTCGCGGACGCGCTGCGGGAGACAATTACGGATGCGCGTGTGCGGGCGCTGCCGCCCATTGGCAAGGTGGAGCAGTTTGTGGAGAGTACGGATGTGTTGTCGGCGGGGGTGAAATGCCGGCAGTTGGCCCCCCTCTACATCGACTAG
- a CDS encoding protein kinase: MSFHIGDKIGPYRLVERLGQGGMASVYRAYHEALDRYVAIKILHPAFATDATFLRRFQREARVVAQLDHPHIVPVYDFAEHEGHPYLVMRLIEGETLKDILGRRMLTRAEILPITGAIASALDYAHARGVLHRDIKPSNIILSQEGKIIITDFGLARLAETGESTLSQDVMLGTPQYISPEQARGDPRIDERADVYSFGVVMYEMVCGQVPFQGDTFYTIIHDHIFTPPPDPAQINPRVSPALAAVLRRALSKSPEERYASAGTLAVAFRQALLATTTEVAPPERRERSPVDVVAIAPTVAEPARTPPPIEAQAGATPSPHSRRRTLLLVLLGMALGMCLCLGLVAVSNGINQNQAEATAAAATVAPAPTPVLLRIPAPEQLRAPNQLLALVQAAPDDLALRLELAAAYLQAGNNREVLQLLETTFAGTNDPNPLISAAQAALFYPAYYDLAHVILLLGLRQFADDPTLSNLMMIEVILADRGATAVADLMATIQARPDSTFTVQLGEAYQAYKTGNSAAAMRIVNQALREQSNPVRAEFLFLQGILYREMNEPQRARQTLQAALTAEDTPLWLRTHIQRLLNTL, translated from the coding sequence ATGAGTTTTCATATCGGCGACAAAATTGGCCCTTACCGCCTCGTGGAGCGGTTGGGTCAGGGGGGAATGGCCAGCGTCTATCGCGCCTACCATGAGGCGCTGGATCGGTACGTCGCCATCAAAATCCTGCACCCGGCTTTCGCTACGGATGCCACCTTCCTCCGCCGCTTTCAGCGCGAGGCCCGCGTCGTAGCCCAACTGGACCACCCCCACATCGTCCCCGTCTACGATTTTGCCGAACACGAAGGGCATCCTTACCTGGTGATGCGCCTGATTGAGGGGGAAACGCTCAAGGACATACTCGGTCGTCGCATGTTGACGCGCGCGGAGATTTTGCCAATCACGGGCGCCATTGCCTCCGCCCTGGACTATGCCCACGCCCGTGGCGTGCTGCATCGGGACATCAAGCCATCGAACATCATCCTTTCTCAGGAAGGCAAGATCATCATCACCGATTTTGGCCTGGCGCGGCTGGCGGAAACGGGTGAATCAACGCTGTCGCAGGATGTGATGCTGGGCACGCCGCAGTACATTTCCCCGGAGCAAGCACGTGGGGACCCGCGGATTGACGAACGCGCCGATGTTTACTCCTTTGGCGTCGTTATGTACGAGATGGTTTGCGGGCAAGTCCCTTTTCAGGGAGACACGTTTTACACGATCATCCACGACCACATCTTCACGCCGCCGCCTGATCCGGCGCAGATCAACCCGCGCGTGTCGCCGGCATTGGCCGCGGTGCTGCGGCGGGCACTATCCAAGTCGCCGGAGGAGCGGTATGCCTCGGCGGGGACGCTGGCAGTGGCTTTTCGCCAGGCGCTGCTGGCAACAACCACGGAAGTGGCTCCGCCTGAGCGCCGGGAGCGGTCCCCCGTGGATGTGGTGGCCATTGCGCCGACGGTCGCCGAACCCGCGCGCACGCCGCCGCCGATTGAGGCACAAGCCGGGGCAACGCCATCCCCGCACAGTCGCCGCCGCACCCTGCTGCTGGTTTTGCTGGGCATGGCGCTGGGCATGTGTCTTTGCCTGGGGCTGGTGGCCGTGAGCAATGGCATCAATCAGAACCAGGCGGAGGCCACGGCGGCGGCGGCGACGGTGGCGCCGGCGCCTACGCCCGTCTTGCTACGGATACCTGCGCCGGAGCAATTGCGCGCTCCCAACCAACTTCTGGCGCTAGTGCAAGCAGCGCCGGATGATCTGGCGCTGCGCCTGGAATTGGCGGCAGCCTATTTGCAGGCGGGCAATAATCGTGAGGTGCTGCAACTGTTGGAGACAACTTTTGCCGGCACAAACGACCCCAATCCCCTCATCTCCGCCGCGCAAGCCGCCCTTTTCTATCCCGCTTACTACGACCTGGCGCACGTGATCCTGCTGCTGGGCTTGCGGCAGTTCGCCGACGACCCTACCCTCTCCAACCTGATGATGATCGAGGTGATCCTGGCGGACCGGGGCGCGACGGCGGTGGCAGACCTAATGGCAACGATACAAGCTAGACCTGACAGCACGTTCACCGTACAATTAGGAGAAGCCTATCAGGCTTACAAAACAGGCAACAGCGCCGCCGCCATGCGGATTGTGAACCAGGCGCTGCGCGAACAAAGCAATCCGGTGCGGGCGGAATTCCTCTTTTTGCAGGGTATTCTCTACCGCGAGATGAATGAGCCACAGCGAGCGCGGCAGACGCTGCAAGCGGCGCTGACGGCGGAAGATACGCCGTTGTGGTTGCGAACGCACATACAACGGCTGCTGAATACGCTGTGA